The following nucleotide sequence is from bacterium BMS3Abin08.
TACAAGCCTGATAAAGTCCCAGTCAAAAACGTCGTAGTAGATATCTTCATTGGAGGAAATACTGAACCAGATCTCCTTGAGTTCCTCGAGTTTCTCTCTCAACCCGTTGTACCCCCTGCCCTGACTGAGAAAGGAGGCATTAAGTGCCCCGGTTGAAACACCACAGATTACATCAAACTCCATCCGGAGGTCGTTAACGAGATAATCCACCACTCCGAGTTCGAATGAACCCTTTGCCCCTCCTCCACTTAATACAAGCGCCCTGTTACCCATAACTAATCAGAATCCCCAAGCCTTACAAGTGTGCCCTTTTTATCCGAACCGTATCTGAAGACGGTTATACCCTTACACCCCTTCTCGTAGGCCAGAAGAAAGGCCCTCGCCACGTCGTCAGGCTTGGCGTTTTTTGGGATATTGACTGTTTTGGAGACGGCATTGTCAGTATGTTCCTGAAAGGCAGCCTGCATCTCGATATGGTCCTCCGGTGGTATCTCATGTGCGGTTTTAAACAGCCTCTTTATCCCGGCAGGAATGCCCTTGATACCTCTGAGGGTCCCCTTTTCAAGCACCCGCTCTTCGAGTTCACGGGAATACAAACCCATCTTCTCGGAAAGCCTGAAGAAATACCTGTTTATTTCTACCAGTTCGGTGCCGAGGACAAGTCTCTTGTAGGCAAGCAAAAAAAACGGCTCTATACCACTTGAGCAGTCGGCAATTATTGAGAGTGTACCCGTAGGAGCTATGGTGGTGGTTGTGGCATTTCTCACCTTAGGCATTCCCCTTTTATCATACACCGACCCCTTGAAGTTTGGAAACACACCCCTTTCTTTTG
It contains:
- the nrdZ_2 gene encoding ribonucleoside-diphosphate reductase NrdZ, whose translation is MGEIESTNPCGEQPLLPYEACVLGSLNLSKYVVNSIMEDGGAPPVINYSLLSGDIETAVRFLDDCIDVNKYPLREIEMMHKGNRKIGLGVMGWADMLVLLGIQFNSGRAFGLAREVMEFIQRKSKEASVELAKERGVFPNFKGSVYDKRGMPKVRNATTTTIAPTGTLSIIADCSSGIEPFFLLAYKRLVLGTELVEINRYFFRLSEKMGLYSRELEERVLEKGTLRGIKGIPAGIKRLFKTAHEIPPEDHIEMQAAFQEHTDNAVSKTVNIPKNAKPDDVARAFLLAYEKGCKGITVFRYGSDKKGTLVRLGDSD